One Skermanella sp. TT6 genomic window, CGAGAGCTTCTTCAGGCTGACCGGGCAGGACGCCGACGTGGCGAAGGGCGGCGCCGGCGTGTTCTTCGTGCTGGCGGCCGGCATCCCCGCGGCCATGCTCTACACCACGTCGGCCTTCTTCCTGGAAGGGCTGAGGCGGCCGGTGCCGGGCATGATCGCCATGATCGCCGCCAATCTCCTCAACGTGCCGCTCAACCTGATCCTGGTTTGGGGCGCCTGGGGCATCCCGGCGCTCGGCGCGGAGGGGTCGGCCTGGGCGACCACCGGGGTGCGCTGGATGCTGGCGCTGTCGATGATGGCCTATGTCTGGTATCTGCCGGACCGGGACCGCTACGGCATCCGCCGGACTGTCACCCGCTGGTGGAGCGGTGCCGCGCACCAGCGGCGGCTGGGTTATGCCGCCGGGATCAGCTTGGCCCTCGAGAGCAGCGCCTTCTCCATCCTGGGCCTGTTCGCCGGGATGGTCGGGCCGCTCGACCTGGGCGCCTACACGATCCTGCTGAACCTGGTCGCCCTGTCCTTCATGACCGCCGTCGGGCTGGCCACCGCCACCGGCGTGCGGGTCGGAGTCGCCTATGGCCGGCGCGACCGGCGCGAGATCATGGTGGCGGGATGGACCGGGCTGGGCGTCACGACCGTGATCCTGGCCGTTTTCGCGGTGTTGTTCGCGCTGCTGCCCGGAACCATAGGCGGCCTTTTCACGGCCGATCCCGAAATGTTGGCCCTGACCGTTCCGCTGGTGGCCTTCAGTGCGCTGATCCTGATCGTGGACGGCGGGCAGGTGGTCATGGCGAGCGCGCTGCGCGGCCAGAGCGACGCCTGGATCCCGACGGTCCTGCATTTCTTCTCCTACTACGGCATCATGATCCCGCTGGGCGCCGCCCTGGCGCTGTGGGCCGGCCGGGGCGTCACCGGTCTGCTGGAGGGAATCCTGATCGCCAGCGTCTTCTCGGTGAGCGTGCTGTCGATCCGGTTCCACCTGTTGTCGCGGGCATGACGGCGGGATATGCGGCGCACGGCCGATGCG contains:
- a CDS encoding MATE family efflux transporter, whose protein sequence is MGTTSAGDSIIITTEHEGGTRPVALRHHITELLRLAVPVIVARAGLMVMSAVDILIVGRYGSQELAYLGLGTLPAQMLVTAGIGLLLGTLILTSHSVGAEKPEECGPIWRRSLPYAFLLGMGAALLSLGGESFFRLTGQDADVAKGGAGVFFVLAAGIPAAMLYTTSAFFLEGLRRPVPGMIAMIAANLLNVPLNLILVWGAWGIPALGAEGSAWATTGVRWMLALSMMAYVWYLPDRDRYGIRRTVTRWWSGAAHQRRLGYAAGISLALESSAFSILGLFAGMVGPLDLGAYTILLNLVALSFMTAVGLATATGVRVGVAYGRRDRREIMVAGWTGLGVTTVILAVFAVLFALLPGTIGGLFTADPEMLALTVPLVAFSALILIVDGGQVVMASALRGQSDAWIPTVLHFFSYYGIMIPLGAALALWAGRGVTGLLEGILIASVFSVSVLSIRFHLLSRA